A genomic segment from Streptomyces sp. NBC_00459 encodes:
- a CDS encoding PP2C family protein-serine/threonine phosphatase, translating to MALPTVWGATAITYKLACPVAQQHGLGARIITSAVFFAVGTGLVLHVRRTLLRELRLARQVAGAAQSVLLRPLPQRIDGLRVAAAQLSADRGAVVGGDLYEVIATEHGVRVVMGDVRGHGIGAIGTVAAVLGSFREAVHDEAELGSVLRRLERALARHLRERARGEHPSAGPSASLDPDSPVSEEFVTVLLLEIRGDGEVRAFNCGHPSPYLLGGGRADVLTTGEPMPPLGPFPLPAELSAEHCGRLLPGEALLLHTDGVEDARDTHGRFFPLPAVLADAVRTQPVSPQAVLGAVFSRLLRHTNGSPADDVAVLVLRNDRHHILSRQQEPPVAHQVT from the coding sequence ATCGCGCTGCCCACGGTGTGGGGTGCCACCGCGATCACGTACAAACTGGCCTGTCCGGTCGCCCAGCAGCACGGGCTGGGGGCGCGCATCATCACCAGTGCCGTCTTCTTCGCCGTCGGGACCGGGCTCGTACTCCACGTCCGCAGAACCCTCCTGCGCGAGTTGAGGCTGGCCCGGCAGGTCGCCGGGGCCGCGCAGAGCGTGCTGCTGCGTCCGCTGCCGCAGCGCATCGACGGGCTGCGGGTCGCCGCCGCCCAGCTGTCCGCCGACCGGGGTGCCGTGGTGGGCGGGGACCTGTACGAGGTCATCGCCACCGAGCACGGTGTACGGGTCGTGATGGGTGATGTGCGCGGACACGGCATCGGCGCCATCGGGACCGTCGCCGCCGTTCTCGGCAGCTTCCGCGAGGCCGTGCACGACGAGGCCGAACTGGGCAGCGTCCTGCGGCGGTTGGAGCGGGCGCTGGCCCGGCACCTGAGGGAGCGGGCACGCGGCGAACACCCCTCGGCGGGACCCTCGGCCTCGCTGGATCCCGACAGTCCGGTCTCCGAGGAGTTCGTCACCGTGCTGCTCCTGGAGATCCGCGGGGACGGCGAGGTGCGCGCCTTCAACTGCGGGCATCCGTCGCCGTATCTGCTCGGCGGCGGCCGTGCCGACGTACTCACGACAGGTGAACCCATGCCTCCGCTGGGCCCGTTCCCCCTGCCGGCCGAACTCTCCGCCGAACACTGCGGCCGACTCCTGCCCGGCGAGGCCCTGCTGCTCCACACGGACGGCGTCGAGGACGCCCGCGACACCCATGGCCGGTTCTTTCCCCTGCCGGCTGTACTGGCGGACGCCGTCCGTACCCAACCGGTCTCGCCACAGGCGGTGTTGGGGGCGGTCTTCTCCCGCTTGCTGCGTCACACCAACGGCTCCCCGGCGGACGACGTAGCGGTACTTGTGCTGCGCAACGACCGCCATCACATCCTGAGCCGGCAACAGGAACCCCCGGTTGCCCATCAAGTCACGTGA
- a CDS encoding DMT family transporter, translating to MRAHDSATAPTPIAVNGRPEAAGAPADPLPGSSAARRAGTLQAALGVTAFSLTFPATAWGLEGFGPWSLVAVRSVLAAVIAGGCLLALRVPLPARHHWAGLAVVAAGVVVGFPLLTTLALQTSTTSHAAVVVGLLPLTTALCSALRMGTRPSRTFWAAALAGAAAVLAFTVQQSGGALTSADAYLFGALLVCAAGYTEGGRLARVMPGWQVIGWALVLCLPLTVPAAALALSYEPVRLTAHSVTGLLWVAAGSQFLGLVVWYRGMAAIGIPKASQLQLAQPLLTLVWSVLLLGEQLTPAAPLTAAAVLVCIAVTQRARG from the coding sequence ATGAGAGCACACGATAGCGCTACCGCACCGACTCCGATAGCGGTCAACGGGCGTCCGGAGGCCGCGGGTGCCCCTGCCGATCCGTTGCCCGGGAGCTCCGCGGCCCGCCGCGCCGGAACCCTTCAGGCCGCCCTCGGTGTCACCGCCTTCTCGCTCACCTTCCCGGCCACCGCCTGGGGCCTGGAGGGCTTCGGCCCGTGGTCGCTGGTGGCCGTGCGATCCGTCCTGGCGGCGGTCATCGCGGGTGGCTGTCTGCTGGCGCTTCGCGTGCCGCTGCCCGCCCGCCACCACTGGGCGGGGCTCGCGGTCGTCGCCGCCGGGGTCGTCGTCGGCTTTCCGCTCCTCACCACGCTCGCCCTTCAGACGTCGACCACCTCGCACGCCGCCGTCGTGGTCGGCCTGCTGCCGCTGACCACGGCCCTCTGCTCGGCGCTGCGGATGGGCACCCGCCCCTCGCGCACCTTCTGGGCCGCGGCCCTGGCGGGCGCGGCGGCCGTCCTCGCCTTCACCGTCCAGCAGAGCGGCGGCGCCCTGACGAGCGCCGACGCCTATCTCTTCGGTGCCCTGCTGGTCTGCGCGGCCGGTTACACCGAGGGTGGCCGACTGGCCCGGGTCATGCCTGGCTGGCAGGTCATCGGCTGGGCGCTGGTGCTGTGTCTGCCGCTCACCGTGCCCGCCGCCGCGCTGGCGCTGTCGTACGAGCCCGTACGTCTCACCGCCCACAGCGTGACCGGGCTGTTGTGGGTGGCGGCCGGGTCTCAGTTCCTCGGCCTGGTCGTGTGGTACCGGGGCATGGCGGCGATCGGCATTCCGAAGGCCAGCCAGTTGCAGTTGGCTCAGCCCCTGCTCACACTGGTGTGGTCGGTCCTGCTGCTGGGCGAGCAGCTGACGCCGGCCGCTCCGCTGACGGCGGCGGCCGTTCTCGTCTGTATCGCCGTCACCCAGCGGGCCCGTGGCTGA
- a CDS encoding 3-hydroxybutyryl-CoA dehydrogenase codes for MTDSPAGEISRVGVVGCGQMGAGIAEVCARSGLDVKVAETTGEALEFGRTRLFNSLSKAAERGKISEAERDETLARLSFTTDLGEFADRDLVIEAVVENEQVKTEIFQVLDQVVTRPDAILASNTSSIPLVKLAVATSRPDQVVGIHFFNPAPVQKLVELIPALTTSEGTLARAQLFAEKALGKHAIRAQDRSGFVVNALLIPYLLSAIRMFESGMASREDIDNGMEMGCAHPMGPLKLSDLIGLDTVASVAFSMYEEYKEPLYAAPPLLQRMVDAGRLGRKSGSGFYTYP; via the coding sequence GTGACGGACAGCCCAGCGGGAGAGATCTCGCGCGTCGGAGTTGTGGGCTGCGGCCAGATGGGAGCGGGCATCGCCGAGGTGTGCGCCCGCTCCGGGCTGGACGTGAAGGTCGCCGAGACCACCGGCGAAGCCCTGGAGTTCGGCCGCACCCGGCTGTTCAACTCCCTTTCCAAGGCGGCCGAGCGCGGCAAGATCTCCGAGGCGGAGCGGGACGAGACGCTGGCGCGGCTCAGCTTCACCACCGACCTCGGCGAGTTCGCCGACCGCGACCTGGTGATCGAGGCCGTCGTCGAGAACGAGCAGGTGAAGACCGAGATCTTCCAGGTGCTCGACCAGGTGGTGACCCGCCCGGACGCGATCCTCGCCTCCAACACCTCCTCGATCCCCCTGGTGAAGCTGGCCGTTGCCACCTCCCGGCCCGACCAGGTCGTCGGCATCCACTTCTTCAACCCGGCCCCGGTGCAGAAGCTCGTCGAGCTGATCCCGGCGCTCACCACCTCCGAGGGCACCCTCGCCCGCGCCCAGCTGTTCGCGGAGAAGGCTCTCGGCAAGCACGCGATCCGTGCCCAGGACCGCTCGGGCTTCGTGGTGAACGCCCTGCTGATCCCGTACCTGCTCTCCGCGATCCGGATGTTCGAGTCGGGCATGGCCAGCCGCGAGGACATCGACAACGGCATGGAGATGGGCTGCGCCCACCCGATGGGCCCCCTGAAGCTCTCCGACCTGATCGGCCTGGACACGGTCGCCTCGGTCGCCTTCAGCATGTACGAGGAGTACAAGGAGCCCCTGTACGCCGCTCCCCCGCTGCTCCAGCGCATGGTCGACGCGGGCCGGCTGGGCCGGAAGTCGGGCTCGGGCTTCTACACCTACCCGTAA
- a CDS encoding glycoside hydrolase family 10 protein: MSGKARHARMSRRAFAVTALSTLVAGGAVAGAALAGAEPSRSNGKGKRATRELRGMWLATVANRDWPSKQGLTAAQQRAELITHLDTAVSRRLNAVFFQVRPTADALWPSPYEPWSQVLTGTQGKDPGWDPLGTAVQEAHARGLELHAWFNPYRVANNTDPAKLIASHPARRHPDWVVPYGGKLYYNPGLPEVRAFVQDAMLDAVRKYAIDGVHWDDYFYPYPVAGQTFDDDAEFAKYGGAFPDRASWRRDNIDRLVRETAARIKAVRPGADFGISPFGVWRNVATDPLGSDTRAGVQTYDDLYADTRKWVRQNWIDYICPQIYWNIGFAAADYAKLLPWWAGVAKGTGTKLYVGEALYKAGDPAQPAAWQDPAELSRHLTLAQGHPEAKGHVFFSAKEVGADRIGAMARVVADHYQQPAMPPR, encoded by the coding sequence ATGAGTGGGAAGGCGCGGCACGCGCGCATGTCACGGCGGGCGTTCGCGGTGACGGCCCTGTCGACCCTCGTGGCGGGCGGGGCGGTGGCGGGGGCCGCACTGGCCGGCGCGGAGCCGAGCCGGTCGAACGGCAAGGGCAAGCGCGCGACCCGCGAGCTGCGGGGCATGTGGCTGGCGACGGTCGCCAACCGGGACTGGCCGTCGAAGCAGGGGCTGACCGCCGCCCAGCAGCGCGCCGAGCTGATCACCCACCTCGACACGGCGGTTAGCCGCCGCCTCAACGCGGTGTTCTTCCAGGTCCGCCCGACCGCCGACGCCCTGTGGCCCTCGCCGTACGAGCCCTGGTCCCAGGTCCTCACCGGAACGCAGGGCAAGGACCCCGGCTGGGACCCGCTGGGCACGGCGGTCCAGGAGGCGCACGCCCGCGGCCTCGAACTGCACGCCTGGTTCAACCCGTACCGCGTCGCCAACAACACCGACCCCGCCAAGCTCATCGCCTCCCACCCGGCGCGCAGGCATCCGGACTGGGTCGTGCCGTACGGCGGCAAGCTGTACTACAACCCGGGTCTGCCGGAGGTCCGCGCCTTCGTCCAGGACGCGATGCTCGACGCGGTGCGGAAGTACGCCATCGACGGCGTCCACTGGGACGACTACTTCTATCCGTACCCGGTCGCCGGCCAGACCTTCGACGACGACGCCGAGTTCGCGAAGTACGGCGGGGCCTTCCCCGACCGGGCCTCCTGGCGGCGCGACAACATCGACAGACTGGTCCGGGAGACGGCCGCCCGCATCAAGGCCGTACGCCCCGGCGCCGACTTCGGGATCAGCCCCTTCGGCGTCTGGCGCAACGTGGCGACCGACCCGCTCGGCTCGGACACCCGGGCGGGTGTCCAGACGTACGACGACCTGTACGCGGACACCAGGAAATGGGTGCGGCAGAACTGGATCGACTACATCTGCCCGCAGATCTACTGGAACATCGGCTTCGCCGCCGCCGACTACGCCAAGCTGCTGCCCTGGTGGGCGGGGGTGGCGAAGGGTACGGGGACGAAGCTGTACGTCGGTGAGGCGCTGTACAAGGCGGGCGACCCGGCGCAGCCCGCCGCCTGGCAGGACCCGGCCGAGCTGTCCCGGCACCTGACCCTCGCCCAGGGCCACCCCGAGGCGAAGGGGCACGTCTTCTTCTCCGCCAAGGAAGTGGGCGCCGACAGGATCGGAGCCATGGCGCGAGTGGTCGCCGACCACTATCAGCAGCCGGCGATGCCACCGCGCTGA
- a CDS encoding DUF1918 domain-containing protein, which translates to MRATVGDQLVQHGRVVGQHDQVTEVVEVLGQEGTPPYRVRFPDGHEAVMSPGPDCQVRHKGEDR; encoded by the coding sequence ATGCGCGCAACCGTGGGCGACCAGCTTGTCCAGCACGGCAGGGTGGTCGGCCAGCACGACCAGGTCACGGAAGTCGTCGAGGTCCTGGGCCAGGAGGGCACTCCCCCGTACCGCGTCCGTTTCCCGGACGGGCACGAGGCAGTGATGTCACCCGGCCCCGACTGCCAGGTCCGCCACAAGGGCGAGGACCGTTAG
- a CDS encoding transcriptional regulator: MQPNTLLDAILDEAGISHAGLAAHVNQAGRARGLALRYEHTAVARWLKGQRPRGQVPDLICEVLATRLHRPVRLDDIGLGVPGDTAGPTGSAGTSLSGFVERATALWRSDEQQRPHILGAPAVTGTPAVMPVWEWENPPEDVDVSRGGRHQVSMADIEMLRSARAHYEQMYRKAGGVATRTRIVGFLNAETAPLLRGSYTDATGRQLHRATGGLVAIAGICAYDSDAHGLAQRYFHQALRLAKASGDQGLGAYVIGLLVNQALFMREFRQAVAFAEAALRAAGKHITPALASDLYAMQAKAYAHLGDGSSALSCIRRAEQAAERIRRGYEPDETGYVQPGLVNVQVAEALLFLGDLAAAGEHATAAVDTPAHDRGRVHRLAMLSQIELRRGDADKAVATAVQMAEQARGMESQRLRDRLRAVREHLVRNGCAGTAEAAELIDGALRVPL; encoded by the coding sequence ATGCAGCCCAACACCCTGCTCGACGCGATCCTCGACGAGGCGGGCATCTCGCACGCGGGACTCGCCGCCCATGTCAATCAGGCGGGCCGGGCACGGGGCCTGGCCCTGAGATACGAACACACGGCTGTGGCGCGGTGGTTGAAGGGGCAGCGCCCGCGTGGCCAGGTGCCCGACCTGATCTGCGAGGTGCTCGCCACCCGGCTGCACCGCCCGGTCAGACTCGACGACATCGGTCTCGGGGTGCCGGGCGACACCGCCGGTCCGACCGGCTCGGCGGGTACCTCGCTGTCCGGGTTCGTCGAGCGGGCGACCGCGCTGTGGCGCTCCGACGAACAGCAGCGCCCGCACATCCTCGGCGCCCCCGCCGTCACCGGCACGCCCGCCGTGATGCCGGTGTGGGAGTGGGAGAACCCGCCCGAGGACGTCGACGTGTCGCGCGGCGGCAGACACCAGGTCAGCATGGCGGACATCGAGATGCTCCGCTCGGCCCGCGCGCACTACGAGCAGATGTACCGCAAGGCCGGCGGTGTCGCGACCCGCACCCGGATCGTCGGCTTCCTGAACGCCGAGACCGCGCCCCTGCTGCGAGGCAGCTACACCGACGCCACCGGCCGCCAACTGCACCGGGCCACCGGCGGGTTGGTGGCGATCGCCGGCATCTGCGCGTACGACTCCGACGCCCATGGGCTCGCCCAGCGCTATTTCCACCAGGCGCTGCGGCTGGCAAAGGCCAGTGGGGACCAGGGACTCGGGGCGTACGTCATCGGGCTGCTGGTCAACCAGGCCCTGTTCATGCGGGAGTTCCGGCAGGCGGTCGCCTTCGCGGAGGCCGCGCTGCGGGCCGCGGGCAAGCACATCACACCGGCGCTCGCCTCCGACCTCTACGCGATGCAGGCCAAGGCGTACGCGCACCTGGGCGACGGCAGCAGCGCGCTGTCCTGCATCCGGCGGGCCGAGCAGGCCGCCGAACGCATCCGGCGCGGTTACGAGCCCGACGAGACCGGCTATGTCCAGCCGGGGCTGGTCAACGTGCAGGTGGCGGAGGCGCTGCTGTTCCTCGGTGATCTGGCGGCAGCGGGGGAGCATGCGACGGCCGCGGTGGACACCCCGGCGCACGACCGGGGCAGAGTGCACAGGCTCGCCATGCTCAGCCAGATCGAGCTGCGCCGGGGCGACGCCGACAAGGCCGTGGCCACCGCGGTGCAGATGGCCGAGCAGGCGCGCGGAATGGAGTCCCAGCGGCTGCGTGACAGACTCCGGGCGGTACGCGAACACCTGGTGCGCAACGGCTGCGCGGGCACGGCCGAGGCAGCCGAACTGATCGACGGGGCCCTGCGCGTACCGCTCTAG
- a CDS encoding aminotransferase-like domain-containing protein: MQERSSVGELANRLRQELNRYSPGGKLPSSRVLVERFRVSPVTVSRALAQLAAEGLVVTRPGAGAYRAEARPASAPGGDTSWQEVALSADGAADLVPRTVDAAGVVVSLAAPPPGVIEFNGGYLHPSLQPERAMAAALSRAGRRPGAWGRPPLDGLPELREWFARGIGGAVTAAEVLITAGGQAALTTALRALAPPGAPVLVESPTYPGMLAIARAAGLRPVPVPVDADGVRPSLLADAFGATGARVFVCQPLFQNPTGAVLAPGRRAEVLRIAREAGAFVIEDDFVRRLVHEDAAPLPRPLAAEDPDGVVVHVGSLTKATSPSFRVSALAARGPVLERLRAIQIVDTFFVPRPLQEAALELVGSPAWPRHLRAVSTELRIRRDAMTSALLTDLPQLSLPHIPSGGYHLWLRLPDGTDDSALVAAALRAGVAITPGRPYFSAEPPAAHVRLSFAAVAGVGEIGEGVRRLRTALDAMV, translated from the coding sequence ATGCAAGAGCGTAGCAGTGTCGGCGAACTGGCGAATCGGCTGCGACAGGAGCTGAACCGCTACTCTCCAGGTGGAAAGCTGCCATCGAGTCGGGTACTCGTCGAGCGCTTCCGGGTGAGCCCGGTGACGGTCTCCCGGGCGCTCGCGCAGCTGGCCGCCGAGGGCCTGGTCGTGACCCGCCCGGGGGCCGGCGCGTACCGCGCGGAGGCGCGCCCCGCGTCGGCCCCCGGCGGGGACACCTCCTGGCAGGAGGTCGCCCTGAGCGCGGACGGCGCCGCCGACCTCGTACCGCGCACGGTGGACGCTGCCGGTGTCGTGGTCTCGTTGGCCGCGCCGCCGCCCGGCGTGATCGAGTTCAACGGCGGCTATCTGCACCCCTCCCTCCAGCCCGAGCGGGCGATGGCGGCGGCCCTGTCACGTGCCGGACGCCGGCCCGGGGCGTGGGGTCGGCCGCCCCTGGACGGGCTGCCGGAGCTGCGCGAATGGTTCGCGCGGGGCATCGGCGGCGCCGTCACGGCGGCCGAGGTGCTGATCACGGCGGGCGGTCAGGCGGCGCTGACGACAGCCCTGCGCGCCCTCGCCCCGCCCGGCGCCCCGGTACTGGTCGAGTCGCCCACCTACCCCGGCATGCTGGCGATCGCCCGTGCGGCCGGTCTGCGCCCGGTGCCGGTCCCGGTGGACGCGGACGGCGTACGTCCGTCGCTGCTGGCCGACGCGTTCGGTGCGACCGGCGCCCGGGTGTTCGTCTGCCAGCCCCTGTTCCAGAACCCGACCGGGGCCGTGCTCGCGCCCGGACGGCGGGCGGAGGTGCTGCGGATCGCGCGCGAGGCCGGTGCCTTCGTGATCGAGGACGACTTCGTACGGCGGCTGGTGCACGAGGACGCGGCTCCGCTGCCGCGTCCGCTCGCGGCGGAGGACCCCGACGGTGTGGTCGTCCATGTCGGCTCGCTCACCAAGGCGACCTCACCGAGCTTCCGGGTGAGCGCGCTCGCGGCCCGGGGCCCGGTACTGGAACGGCTGCGCGCCATCCAGATCGTCGACACCTTCTTCGTCCCGCGGCCGTTGCAGGAAGCGGCCCTGGAACTCGTGGGCTCACCGGCCTGGCCCCGCCATCTGCGCGCGGTGTCGACGGAGTTGAGGATCCGCCGGGACGCCATGACATCCGCGCTGCTGACCGACCTCCCCCAGCTGTCCCTGCCCCACATCCCCTCGGGCGGCTACCACCTCTGGCTGCGCCTTCCCGACGGTACGGACGACTCGGCCCTCGTCGCGGCAGCCCTGCGCGCGGGCGTCGCGATCACTCCGGGCCGGCCCTACTTCAGCGCCGAACCCCCGGCAGCACACGTGCGGTTGAGCTTCGCGGCGGTGGCCGGGGTGGGGGAGATCGGGGAGGGGGTGCGCAGGCTGCGTACGGCCCTTGACGCGATGGTCTAG
- a CDS encoding NUDIX hydrolase, translated as MQWTKQNEQTVYENRWFRVNLADVELPDGRHLDHFLIRLRPVAVATVVNEANEVLLLWRHRFITDSWGWELAAGIVEDGEDIAFAAARELEEETGWRPGPLRHLMSVEPSNGLTDARHHIYWAEEGEYIGHPVDDFESDRREWIPLKLVPDMVARGEVPAANMAAALLLLHHLRLGEDA; from the coding sequence GTGCAGTGGACGAAACAGAACGAACAAACTGTGTATGAAAACCGCTGGTTCAGGGTCAATCTCGCGGATGTCGAGTTGCCCGACGGGCGGCACCTCGACCACTTCCTGATACGGCTGAGGCCCGTTGCCGTGGCCACGGTGGTGAACGAGGCCAACGAGGTGCTCCTGCTCTGGCGGCACCGGTTCATCACGGACAGCTGGGGGTGGGAACTCGCGGCCGGGATCGTGGAGGACGGCGAGGACATCGCTTTCGCGGCGGCCAGGGAACTGGAGGAGGAAACGGGCTGGCGACCGGGACCGCTGCGGCATCTCATGAGCGTCGAGCCGTCCAACGGGCTCACCGACGCCCGGCACCACATCTACTGGGCCGAGGAGGGCGAGTACATCGGCCACCCCGTGGACGACTTCGAGTCGGACCGCCGGGAGTGGATCCCCCTCAAACTCGTCCCCGACATGGTCGCCCGCGGGGAGGTCCCGGCCGCCAACATGGCGGCCGCGCTACTGCTGTTGCACCATCTCAGGCTCGGCGAAGACGCCTAG
- a CDS encoding GNAT family N-acetyltransferase, with amino-acid sequence MSDDVPALPEGYEISVDPARVDVERVHRWLSTDAYWALDRPREKFDEVIPHSLNFGVYEVTSGEQVAYARVVTDQGLFAWLCDVYVDPSVRGTGIGTAMVREARDHLGALGVRRILLATHDAHGVYEKIGFRPLDKPDRWMALHFA; translated from the coding sequence ATGAGCGACGACGTACCCGCCCTCCCCGAGGGCTACGAGATCTCCGTCGACCCCGCCCGGGTCGACGTCGAGCGGGTTCACCGATGGCTGTCGACCGACGCCTACTGGGCGCTGGACCGGCCCCGGGAGAAGTTCGACGAGGTGATCCCGCACTCGCTCAACTTCGGGGTGTACGAGGTGACTTCGGGGGAGCAGGTGGCGTATGCGAGGGTGGTGACCGATCAGGGGCTCTTCGCGTGGCTGTGCGATGTGTACGTGGACCCGTCGGTGCGGGGCACGGGCATCGGTACGGCGATGGTGCGCGAGGCGCGCGACCACCTAGGGGCGCTCGGAGTGCGCCGCATCCTGCTCGCCACGCACGACGCGCACGGCGTCTACGAGAAGATCGGTTTCCGGCCGCTCGACAAGCCCGACCGGTGGATGGCGCTCCACTTCGCGTGA
- a CDS encoding histidine phosphatase family protein, translating into MQLRVTFVAAARSSPLLAERFDDDRPLDQAGWDEVQRAAHDLVPLAAAELRYCSPTPRSRATGDALGYGPLVQLALRDCDMGRWRGLTLGEAMAREPESVDAWLADPRATPHGGESLLDFISRVGGWLDTRPADDNGRIVAVAEPSVIRAALVYALKAPPSTYWNLDVRPLSTTVVTGRTGRWNLRFEGAFPQSA; encoded by the coding sequence ATGCAACTTCGGGTCACGTTCGTCGCCGCCGCGCGCAGCTCTCCGCTGCTCGCCGAGCGCTTCGACGACGACCGGCCGCTGGACCAGGCCGGCTGGGACGAGGTACAGCGCGCCGCGCACGATCTGGTGCCGCTGGCGGCGGCCGAGCTGCGCTACTGCTCGCCGACGCCCCGCAGCCGGGCCACCGGGGACGCGCTCGGCTATGGGCCCCTCGTCCAGCTGGCACTGCGCGACTGCGACATGGGCCGTTGGCGCGGACTCACCCTCGGCGAGGCGATGGCCCGGGAACCCGAGTCCGTGGACGCCTGGCTCGCCGATCCGCGTGCCACACCGCACGGCGGTGAGTCGCTGCTGGACTTCATCTCGCGCGTCGGCGGCTGGCTCGACACCCGGCCCGCCGACGACAACGGCCGGATCGTCGCCGTGGCCGAGCCCTCGGTCATCCGGGCGGCCCTCGTCTACGCCCTGAAGGCACCGCCCTCGACCTATTGGAATCTCGACGTCCGCCCCTTGTCGACGACCGTCGTCACGGGCCGTACGGGCCGCTGGAACCTGCGCTTCGAGGGCGCGTTCCCTCAGTCGGCCTGA